One Brachybacterium kimchii genomic window carries:
- a CDS encoding GNAT family N-acetyltransferase — MVTLADTASAATDDSVLDSPAWSALTGAHAHFAIGNDLVLRYPRDVSPFVGVKDWEDPGVWDAILDVFGHDAVVSVSHADPTLPEGWSWEHRIDGVQLTQTPALRTRPDEEAVVLGADDAPEMLALVERNQPGPFLPRTHELGRYVGIRREGRLVAMAGERLHPDGWTEISAVAVDADQRRQGLASRLVLDVAHAIQQRGDRALLHTGAENTGAIAAYEKLGFALRRTLIFGAVRSL, encoded by the coding sequence ATGGTCACGCTCGCCGACACCGCCTCCGCCGCCACGGACGACTCCGTGCTGGACTCCCCCGCCTGGTCCGCGCTCACCGGCGCGCACGCGCACTTCGCGATCGGCAACGACCTGGTGCTGCGATACCCACGGGACGTCTCGCCCTTCGTCGGCGTGAAGGACTGGGAGGACCCGGGCGTGTGGGACGCGATCCTCGACGTGTTCGGGCACGACGCCGTGGTCAGCGTCTCCCACGCCGATCCGACGCTGCCCGAGGGCTGGAGCTGGGAGCACCGCATCGACGGCGTGCAGCTCACCCAGACCCCCGCTCTGCGGACCCGCCCCGATGAGGAAGCGGTCGTGCTCGGGGCCGACGACGCACCGGAGATGCTCGCCCTCGTCGAGCGCAACCAGCCCGGCCCGTTCCTGCCGCGCACCCATGAGCTGGGGCGCTACGTGGGCATCCGGCGCGAGGGGCGGCTGGTGGCCATGGCCGGGGAGCGCCTGCACCCCGACGGCTGGACCGAGATCAGCGCCGTGGCCGTGGACGCCGACCAGCGCCGACAGGGCCTCGCCTCGCGCCTCGTGCTCGACGTCGCCCACGCCATCCAGCAGCGCGGCGACCGCGCCCTGCTGCACACGGGCGCCGAGAACACCGGTGCGATCGCCGCCTACGAGAAGCTCGGCTTCGCCCTGCGCCGCACCCTGATCTTCGGCGCTGTCCGCAGCCTATGA